AATATCCTGAACTAGCGAAAGAGGAATACGAAGGTTTGGAAGTACCGACATTAGATGAAGTACTTGATCAATTCGGTAAAAGCGCAAACTATTACATCGAAACGAAATCACCAGAAGTCTACCCAGGTATGGAAGAAAAGCTTCTGGAAACGCTTAATGAACATGGCCTTCTTGGTAAGAACAGTCCATCAAGCAAAGTGCTCATTCAATCGTTCAGTCCTGAAAGCTTGCAGAAGATCCATAAAATCGATTCGACAATCCCCCTCATCCAACTGCTCTGGTATACAAGTTCTGCTACTCTTACAGATACAGAGTTGGAGCAATATAAGCAATATGCTGTAGGTCTCGGAATGAATCATGATCAAATTGATGAAAAATACGTACAGAAGGTAAGAGATCATGACTTATCGATCCACCCATATACCGTCAATGAAAAGGAAGATATGGAAAAGCTGCTGGACTGGGGAGTGACAGGCATGTTCACCAATTACCCAGACCGCCTGCAAGAAGTATTGAAAAGTAAATAACATAGCATTTATAACATGAACGCAAAAAAACGCTTGGATATATCATTCTCCAAGCGTTTTTCTATGTTGTCTAGATGATTGGCTTGTTTAACACAAGCAACCTTCCTCAAGCTTATACAGATCAACTTTTCACTCTAATGATTCTCAGGTCCGATTGTTCGATAACGATGTCTTTCACTTGGTTGAATTTTGCAAACCGTTCTAACGCATCACGGATTTCTCGCTTCAATTGACTGGTCTTCTTTACACCAGGTTCGAGCTGTAACAGACGAACGTGCAATGTGCTGTTTTTGCGATCAAGGCTCGGATCCATCCGACCAATCAACTGGTCTCCATATA
This Pseudalkalibacillus berkeleyi DNA region includes the following protein-coding sequences:
- a CDS encoding glycerophosphodiester phosphodiesterase, whose protein sequence is MKKLLKNSLMAAAIIGMGTSVIAPAAADAQSADPGLNPNQILNVAHRGASGYAPEHTIPSYELGEEMKGDYIEIDIQMTKDGELIAMHDETLDRTTDGTGLVKDHTLEEIKQLDAGSWFNEEYPELAKEEYEGLEVPTLDEVLDQFGKSANYYIETKSPEVYPGMEEKLLETLNEHGLLGKNSPSSKVLIQSFSPESLQKIHKIDSTIPLIQLLWYTSSATLTDTELEQYKQYAVGLGMNHDQIDEKYVQKVRDHDLSIHPYTVNEKEDMEKLLDWGVTGMFTNYPDRLQEVLKSK